The genome window ACAAACGCCCAGTGGATTTACATTGGATGATGTCATTCAAACCGGGATTGATAACCCAGGTAAAGATCCATGCAGCGTTCAACCATCAAGCCATGTGTTCTGCCTCTTAAAAGTGCGTTTAGTGAGGGCGTCCAGTACAGAATGTTCACAAGTCTGAGGTAGAGGTCAAGTCTCAAGTCCCTTTTGGCAATGGCTTTCTGCCTGCTGTGGGTTAGGTCTATTAACCTTGTAAATGATTTGAAGTAAATTATTTCCTACATAATTTTTTGGACAATTTCAAACATTTAGTTAGTTGCCAAACACTGTCAAAATTATGTAATTTACAGCATATTATTTAAATGACATGATTTCACATACTGATACACAATAGTTCACTTTTGCTTGTTTTAACAAGCTTTACTTAAGACAAACAATAGCTTAACTTTTGCTTGTTCCTATCTACATAGCAATAGCATACACAATGTCCGCTCAATCCAAAGGACAAAGTGCAAATATGAGTAATTACTATCCTCCCATTGAAATAGATACGTCCTTGAATGCATATTTTTTTTTGCGGAACGCAGACATTCTAGAACAATTTTCAGCCCTCTGTCTCGAACTACTTTCTCTGTTAATGCAGCCTGTTCCATGTTATCTGACAGAATGCACAACAAACTTATCCCAGTACTGACTTCCATTGATCACGAGTTGCTCATCTAGAGTCCAGGTCAATTGATCATGAGTCTAAGTCAAGTCGGAAGTCATTTTCTTTGCGACTCGAGTCTGAGTCTCAGACTCGAGTTTCCATCTCTGATCCAGTATCACATCTAGGGAGGCGCTCATACCCTTTTGTTCTGCACAGTGACCTTGTTGATGCGTTATATAACTCTATACGAGTGTAATCAATAGGAAGAAGGATGTGTGTATTCCATTGGCCTGCATCCATACCAAATGCCCAAAGCACAATGGTTCAATGATTAGTTTCAGATAACCTTTCAAATTCTGCTGGGAATAATGCTTGTTGGTCTAGCATACCATAAGAATGTATCAATACGGAAACCATCATAGATTGTCACTGCAATAAGTGACAATCTGGTGACTCCATATGAACTAAAATAGTATAGCCAACCCTTTTTGAGGGGAACTGAGACACTAAGTAGATAGTCCAAATGCATTTTTAAGCATAGCAGGTGGCTTAccctgtagaatgtgtttgttaTTGTTCAGCAATGATAAAATGGCTAAACTGACCATCAAGAGGCTGTCACCTGAGGAGGAGTTCCCTGACCTAAGCCAGCACAACAACCACATGGCCAAGGTCTTAACCCAGGACATGTACACCAAACTCCGAGACCGTGCCACCCCCAACGGCTTCACCATAGATGGTGTCATTCAGACGGGGATTGATAATCCTGGTAAAACGAACCCATCCGGAGTCTGTCGACTCCACCTTTGGATTCTGATGAAATGCTAACTATTATTTATTGAGGTTGTTAATGTTTGTCATGCTCTACAATTTGTCTCCTAATTGACTCCTCTGTTTTCTTTTACCCCAGGCCATCCCTTCATCATGACTGTGGGATGTGTGGCTGGAGATGAGGAGACATACGAGGTCTTCAAGGAGCTGCTGGATCCCATCATTGAGGACAGACATGGGGGATACAAGCCTACAGACAAGCACAagactgacctcaacccagacaACCTGAAGGTACTGCCCTCTAAATGGGTACCTGGTTGACTGTGGTCTAAGGCAAATGTTCAACTGTGTACCCTGCAGGAAAGTAGACCAGTGTTGTCAAGTTACAGCTAACTGTAGGCtaattttaataatttttttaattgataaaaaaatgtacaggGTGGAGATGACCTGGACCCCAACTATGTCATTAGCTCCCGTGTCCGAACAGGCAGGAGCATCCGTGGGTTCTGCCTGCCCCCACACTGCAGCCGTGGAGAGCGAAGGGGTGTTGAGAAAATGTCAGTCGAAGGTAATTACTTAAACCCACCCCAAAAAATTATCAAGATGGACAGAATGTATTTTCTAAATGTTTTTACCCAATAAATTGCAAAGATGGGAAGTGTAGAAACAATATCTTGAGGGGTTGGGATGGTGTGTTTAATGCATGGTAGAATTGCAGACAGATTAACTAGAATGGTGTTTGAACTGTGTGGTGGAGCGGCGCAGAGATTGGCAATCCAGTACTGCAGTAGGGTCTGGGGCATCATTCTGCCAGCCTAGAATGATGCCAGTTCCCTCTTGCAACATTACTGTGTAGAGGGTCCCCTCTAGTGGTGAACTATGTGAATTTATTTGTCTGTTACTTACAAAGGATCGTTTCAGACCAAGGGTATTCATAGACCAGgggtatttatttaaaaaacatttgtacacttatatattttttttccacGGAGGTAGTGCAGGGGATCTgtgaaaaaaatattaaaatgtatatCAAATTAAAGtgaatgttttatgaattttacTAGCAACAAGACTAGACACATTTTGAATTGCATACCTACAATGGAAAAGAGGTGAATAATCATCTTTCTAATGATGTcaactttatttctcaactcctaataTTGAGCAAATTGTGTTCAATGGAGTATCTGACAGGCTTTGACTGATAATCACAGGTGCTTTTTTTCATGGCAAGTGATGCTGGCTGCTGGTAAGCTTTCTTGACTTGGACATTTTTGCACATGGCAAACCTTTGTTTAAACAGCTGCTAATAGCGACCGTGTTTGGCATAGAGCTGGCACAATTATCGTATAGTCTTAAtataaacatttttttgggggggggtaaaaTGTATATTCAAGTGTAGATAGTTTCCCTAATTCATTTCCAAAAGTTGCAATTTGTCAAACATTTGTTTTTGAGAAAGGAGTGTCACCAAAGCTGTGTTGTATGAATTGGGTAGGTCTATGTTGTAtttgaaagggggatacctagtcagttgtacaactgaaatgtgtcttctgcatttaggTATGTCTTAATGATGCATACAAGCTCAAAACACTTCAACAAAAATGACAATTATTACTATCTATGGTCATTTGCACAACAATCGTTACCCAAAATTTCAGAATTGTCACAGCCCTAATTGGAGTTACCTTTCTAGCTAATGTTAGTTGACACTACTGCCAATTATAATGTGGGGatgtcaaaataatagtgttTTATCTACCAAAcctattcattttaaaatgttgactATACTTGTCCTTTCCATTATTATTCACTGGATGACAAGGTGTGGGGGGAAGAAACACATTTTGCTAACATGATCTGGGTCCCTGGGCAAGGAAATGTTCAAGATCCCTGCTTTAGACTGGAGATCACTGTCTGGACATATTTATATACATTGAATTGATCCTTTCTTCCTTAAGGTAATTTCTGGTTGTAACACAACCAGATTGATAGCCACGTAATGAAGACTGCACATTCACTCATACATTGGCTCTGTGCGAGCTTACTGGATCTGGCACATCTGATTTTGTTCCGCTGCAGCTCTGGACTCCCTGTCCGGTGACCTGAAGGGGAAGTACTATGCCCTGAAGAACATGTCAGATgctgagcagcagcagctaattGATGACCACTTCCTGTTTGACAAGCCTGTGTCTCCTCTGCTGCTGGCCTCTGGCATGGCCCGGGACTGGCCTGATGGCAGGGGTATCTGGTGAGGACAGGGTTTTTCATTCTCACACTTCTAGGTTTCCTCAAAGGTATTAGAATTTGGTTTTGTTCTAACTCACCTGTCATTCTTACTTTCTCACTTCTCCAACCTTACTTTATTCAAGTAAATGACTGTGGGAAGGGATAGGAAATTCTCAGATGCCCTCTAACTAGATGTACCTTAATCTCTGCTAAGTCAGAGGGTAAATATTCATAATAGTTTATACGCTGGTGGTGGCATAAGCCATTGTCCATGACCTTGTAAGCGGACCATATAACATCTATTTATTCTAATCTGTCAAGGCACAATGATACCAAGACCTTTCTGGTCTGGGTCAATGAGGAGGACCACCTGCGTGTCATCTCTATGCAAAAGGGTGGCAACATGAAGGAGGTGTTCAACCGTTTCTGCACTGGCCTCACAAAGGTGAGTGAATAAGGAATACTTTCAAGGTTTTGAGAATTTAAATAAGGATAATTTTCTGTTGCCATATAAAAATTGCTCGTTGTAAAAACATGCGGGCAATGATCAATCGATGGCGTTTGTATTCCTTTCCTTGTTAAAATTTGACACTTTTCCTCAGATTGAAACCCTGTTCAAAGATAAGGGCACTTCATTCATGTGGAATGAGCACTTGGGCTACGTTCTTACCTGCCCATCCAACCTGGGCACAGGGCTACGTGCTGGAGTCCACGTCAAGATCCCCAACATGAGCAAGCATGCCAAATTTGAGGAAGTGCTCAAGAGGCTAAGGCTCCAGAAACGTGGAACCGGTAAAACATTTATTCGTCACAGAACCAGATATCTACTTTTGTTTGCTCAGGGTAACTTACAAGCACATTAAGGTGGTAGAATAAATAACACTGGCAATAGTTCTAGCATTAAAGCTGGAATTTCTCTGAAAGGAGTTTTGTAGCTGTTAATTCCATCTTCTGACGTTGTCTCCATTCCAGGTGGGGTGGACACCGCAGCTGTGGGTGGCACCTTCGACATCTCCAACGCAGACCGCCTGGGCTTCTCTGAGGTGGAGCTTGTGCAAATGGTTGTGGATGGTGTTAAGCTGCTGGTTGAGATGGAGAAGAAGCTGGAGAAGGGCCAGTCTATTGATGACCTCATGCCTGCCCAGAAGTGAAACTCATGATTGCCTCCTCCTTGTCATCTGAATGAATGTGACATTATCCTGGAATGCACTCTGTAATAAACAGCACTTACTCTCTCATACAAGGTCCTCTTTCAATGTGAGTGGATATGAAAATAAAAACTGTTTCTTCCATGTTTGATTCTTTCTTTCCCCATCCTCATTTAGAACTAAAATATACCGAGTCAAGTAGACATTTTTATTGACACTGGTGTTCTTACCTAATGAGCATTTACATAAATTCCACctaaattcaaacaatatataaaacAAACGGAGTATAACAATGTGTAGCTGTCTTGAAAGTAAGAACCTTGTTTTCAGTGTaaataatgaaataaataaagacaAAGCTTTGTCCATTTTCACAGCATGACCAACTATATTCAATTTGTTATGATGGTCTAACATGACCAgagtatatactgtagctattaGTAATTCAGTGATTATTGTATAGAGGAATGCTTTTGGCATTTTATCATTCAATACATACTGTATTTTGTGTCGACAAATGGAAACTGCTACTTTAATGATTGTACAGCTTAAATACTTTCTAGACATAGTTTGCCCTTTCGTTCATAGCTTTAACTCGTTGGCGACTTTGGATGCAATGTTTTTAAAAGTGATGGATGAGCCTGATATCCTCTTGAATCTCACGCCATTGAGGGAGAGGCGGGGCAGCTTGCACACCTCCATCTCCCATTGGACAAGGTTCTCAGCATGTCCATCACCATGGACACAGAGCAGCAGGAAACACTCTTGCTGTTCATAATCGCAGTTGTTGGCGTTGAGCACCTTGCGTATCTCTTCCATGATGTCGCAAGGCTCCATGGAGCTGGTGGTCCTCATACTCCAAGTGAATCTGAGGGAGCGGGGTTTACCGTCTTTATTTTCCCCTTTCTGATCCCCAGGTACATTGCGACTGATAAGGGGGAGATAAAGAGAAGTTGAATTAACTAAAGCTCTGCATTTTCCCCTAGGTTTAGTCATTTTCATATCTGTTTATGGCTCGGTATCGTGAATAGACAAAATAATGCAAGGTGTTGATCAAAGGGTCAATTAGCAAAGCATACAGTAAACGGATGGTCATGCAGCACACTAGGAGGAGCACAACACTCAATGAGGAAACCACAATGAACTAAAATAACCACACTCTTCATCACATACAGAGACCACTTCCATGGGGAAAAGGTGAGGGAGAAGGACCCTATGGATAGACAGATGGGAATACTGGTTGACTGACAGAATGGAGAACAGCTGGGAGTGAAGTGATATCTCTGTCATCACAGGAATATCAGGTTGAGAAAGCAACATACACCTCACCTTGAGCCCTCAAATCTCCCGTTTCTCTCAAACTCGGTTGAGACTCTGACAGTTGTAGAGGGAGCAGAGCAAGATTAGGAAAAAGAGAAAAAACACAAAATGTGGACTTCCAAAGAGAGTGTTTTGTCATTTCAAGGATGACAGAGAACACTGTACTGTGAATATACATTGAGAGATAtaacatacagtgagctccaaaagtattgggacagtgacacattgttttagctctgtactccagcactttggatttgaaatgacacAATGACTACtttaatttgaaggtattttcatccatatcgggtgaaccgttcaGAAATTACAGCACGTTTTGTACATAGTCCTCCCCACCCCATTATAGGGGACTAAACGTATGggaacaaattcacttatatgtataTTAAAGTAGTAAATTAGTTAAGTAATTGTTCCCAAATTCATAACACGCAAAGCTTGACTCtatacatttgttggatgcatttcagATGATTTTGTAACCAATAGAAATTAATTGTAAATGTAttgtgtgtcattttggagtcacttttattgtaaataagaatatatgtttttaaacacttctacattaatgtggatgctaccatgaataCGGATAATCCTGCatgaataatgagtgagaaagttatagACTCAAAAATCATACTTCCaagcattttttttgggggggggggtgatatcTGTGTGTCTAACTTTCGgctctcatcattattcacgattaatttaggattatccgtaatcatggtagcatccacattaatgtagaagtgtttagaaacaagAAAGCCACCACCAAATAACTATAACCTCATTATGGAAGTGTTGACATGAAACCTGTGCAGAATCAATGGAAAAAGAGACTTTGAACTGGTCACACTGATCAGTCTCGCTGGTGTTCAAACTAACAAAAGTGCTTCAACAGACCACATAGAGCAAGGGGATACAGGAATGGAAATGTGTTGAGTGACGGTATGACAGTTTGGATACATTTGTTGACATGAAGAGATTCACCCAAAcaagacaaaaacaaaaccatACAGTGGAACTACAGTCCACACACCCACACCTCTAATACACACATTGTGTATTAGGGTCAGTGCATGCAGACTGGGGCTGTTGTGGGAGCTCTCATGCAGTCTATTCTCGAGGTTGACAGACACCAGGACAGAGGTCCTCTAGACGTCCTCTAACATGTCCCATGTTTCTTCCCTCTATGTGACACTGGTTATGtttagaggagagggggttggCTTGAAAGACAATTAGGCAAGCAGTTACAGGGCCATTGTAGGACTGCATACCATGTCCACAGACCGTAATGAGTTTTGTGCTGTAGACAAGCTTTGAAATGAGTCTACAGGAGGGTAGAGAAAGTTTGATTCCTGGAGGGTTTAGTTAGTGGGCAAGATAGCAGCCTCTAGCCAGGGGGATGAGGGACAAGAGAAGTACTGAGACTGTATCTGGGGCTGGGAGTGTCACATACACATTCTAGAGAGAAGGTAATGTGACCATGTTGTATACGAGTTTGTTCTCTCCACACAGAACTCTGACATACAGAGTTGAGCCTAACTCTTGTGGGGACATAAGGGTTGAAATGATCCCTTACTTTAGGTCTCCATCTGCGACTTCCTACAACTTCCTATATCTTCCGCTCTTGAAAGCGTGTATTTTTTACGGATACATGAAAAGAGAGTAAGAAAAAATGACATGATCACAGGCCGATAATGCCAGGATGacaaggaggaagaggaagggggagaagaggagagatgagtGGACAGAAGACTTACTAAGAGTCTTTGCTCCCTGGGAAGAAGGGATGGCAGGCCCTGATTTGGCCGTCTGCCGTTTGGCCGGGTCAATACTGACCCTGAGGGGAGGAAGAGCAGTGAAAGGTCCAAGGTTAAAGGGCACAGAAAGGTCAGGGAGACATTGGATCACAGCAATACACAAGTGAGGAGAAGTGTGAAGGGAGGGCAAAGCGCATTGCCTACTACTGAGACAAGAGACTCCCTGCTAAGACTTCCTTCCTTATAGTTCAACCAATCGTTTCTAAGATGCTGTTACTCTGTGCAGAAATAAGAATCACTCGACAGAGAAATGAAATGAGTGACAAGGACATGGTGAAGGAAGAAAGATGGGAGGGTTGCAAATGTGACGGAACTTCCTGAGATGTAGAACTCCTGGTCGCCACTAAAGGCCTTTTCACACTGCATTGTTCTTAGCCCGGGGCTATCTTAGCCCCAGACTAAGACTGGCCCTGTGCTATCTTATCCTGTGTTCACACAATCATTTGTTCACCCAGGGCTATTGGGCTAAGCTTCAGCCCTGGGCTAAGGATTCACACTTGTATTCCAAAGCCCTGGGATAAAGGGGTCTACACAGAATATGCAAACGCGGCCGACGGAGCGTAGCGCAGTGTTGCACTGTTGTTTTGCATCACAAAAGGGGATGGCTCCTTGTTGTGCGCTCTGACATTCGATGTACTCCTGTGCCACATGAAATTGTAACACGCTGTATCGTTCCTTCTGTAGCCGTGGGGGCAGTGTTGTGTGAAGTGCTTGACTTGAAATGAAATAGGTGCCGGTAGTCATTTTGGGTACCAgtgctgtttatatttaggtgcaggagctccacaatactttcgAGCTAATATtttataagaggaacaggagctcaagcagta of Salmo salar chromosome ssa01, Ssal_v3.1, whole genome shotgun sequence contains these proteins:
- the ckba gene encoding creatine kinase, brain a isoform X3, whose product is MAKLTIKRLSPEEEFPDLSQHNNHMAKVLTQDMYTKLRDRATPNGFTIDGVIQTGIDNPGHPFIMTVGCVAGDEETYEVFKELLDPIIEDRHGGYKPTDKHKTDLNPDNLKGGDDLDPNYVISSRVRTGRSIRGFCLPPHCSRGERRGVEKMSVEALDSLSGDLKGKYYALKNMSDAEQQQLIDDHFLFDKPVSPLLLASGMARDWPDGRGIWHNDTKTFLVWVNEEDHLRVISMQKGGNMKEVFNRFCTGLTKIETLFKDKGTSFMWNEHLGYVLTCPSNLGTGLRAGVHVKIPNMSKHAKFEEVLKRLRLQKRGTGGVDTAAVGGTFDISNADRLGFSEVELVQMVVDGVKLLVEMEKKLEKGQSIDDLMPAQK
- the ckba gene encoding creatine kinase, brain a isoform X2; the encoded protein is MPFGNTHNLLKLKYASSEEYPDLSQHNNHMAKILTPAIYERLRSKQTPSGFTLDDVIQTGIDNPGHPFIMTVGCVAGDEETYEVFKELLDPIIEDRHGGYKPTDKHKTDLNPDNLKGGDDLDPNYVISSRVRTGRSIRGFCLPPHCSRGERRGVEKMSVEALDSLSGDLKGKYYALKNMSDAEQQQLIDDHFLFDKPVSPLLLASGMARDWPDGRGIWHNDTKTFLVWVNEEDHLRVISMQKGGNMKEVFNRFCTGLTKIETLFKDKGTSFMWNEHLGYVLTCPSNLGTGLRAGVHVKIPNMSKHAKFEEVLKRLRLQKRGTGGVDTAAVGGTFDISNADRLGFSEVELVQMVVDGVKLLVEMEKKLEKGQSIDDLMPAQK
- the ckba gene encoding creatine kinase, brain a isoform X1 is translated as MEKINDKMAKLTIKRLSPEEEFPDLSQHNNHMAKVLTQDMYTKLRDRATPNGFTIDGVIQTGIDNPGHPFIMTVGCVAGDEETYEVFKELLDPIIEDRHGGYKPTDKHKTDLNPDNLKGGDDLDPNYVISSRVRTGRSIRGFCLPPHCSRGERRGVEKMSVEALDSLSGDLKGKYYALKNMSDAEQQQLIDDHFLFDKPVSPLLLASGMARDWPDGRGIWHNDTKTFLVWVNEEDHLRVISMQKGGNMKEVFNRFCTGLTKIETLFKDKGTSFMWNEHLGYVLTCPSNLGTGLRAGVHVKIPNMSKHAKFEEVLKRLRLQKRGTGGVDTAAVGGTFDISNADRLGFSEVELVQMVVDGVKLLVEMEKKLEKGQSIDDLMPAQK